cagatgcaaaaaaaaaaaatatgtggttGCTGAAATCTCTAACAGTCTGGatttaataaagtaaaaaatgaaaaacttgcCAGAAAAAACTTGGCAGGTAAAATTTGACCAATACCATCATGGCTTCCTTAATAAAACTGTTACGTTTAGCTTCTTCCAGAGCTTTTTCCCTAGAGAAGTATTTTTCCACATTTCACAATTTATAGAGTAATAAGAATTTATTTAGAAAATTAGCTAATGATCTTGTATTCTCTAtagaattccctgtgtcacactggttatataaactgggttcctaaagagaccggcagactctgtgcccctgcatggaacaaccttctgctcctcaggctgagcaaagacaagatctatctgactaatgtatttgtatgattaaAGGCACCTGACTTTACTATGTAGGAGAATGGCAAGGTTAGAatgtaggtaagtaatggagggcagtgtgggGTTCATAAGAAGCTTTGTCTTGATTACTATTATCTAAGTAAGTGAATGATAGCTTTGTATTGACTATTCTGTTAGTATTTTAGCACTAAAGAACTTTAAGACATAATTGTATTGATTTAATAAATCAATGAAAATCTATGGTACATTTTAGAAttctataataattattattcacATTTGCTacacttcatttttattttcttcacaCACCTTGTTGAAATTCGCAGTGCTGAAATAATCGATCTAGTGAAGCACATTTATAGGATGTAGGTGTATGtgcgtatgtgtgtgtgagtgcactatatacacccacaaaataattttagaaacatatttatcatttttttcaatttattgatatttatttgtaaatgaaatggaGCCCCAATGTGTGCCATTTTGCTGTTTCTTTCTGACATGAGCAGCAGGTTTCTTCCCCACACATCCCAAATTGTCACACCTCATATGATTATCTTTTGGTTGCAGACAGAGCTGGTTATTCCTGGATTTCTCCTGTGCATCTACTTGGTGTAAATTACCCCAAAACTAAGCACACTTTATGCACCAGTGcaatggcaaagttttgtatgaaTCTTGAGATGTTTAAAATAGTGTAATCTCTTTTATAGACTTGCCATTTTGACAAAATGTGTAATAAACCAccacaaaatgttctttttagatCTTTTGAATGGAGTGAAAGTTCTGCAAAGCATATTGTTTAACAGCTTCTCCTCTCATTCTTCTGCCGACTTTGGGCCTTGCTTGTAGTTTTCATGGTGCCGGTGGGGGAGTTACTCAAATACACTGagcttatttattttaaataagctTTAATTTCTAGAAATATTCAATATTGGCCCAAATTCAATTCAGTGAGGAAAagatttatcacatgaaaattcatGTACGAGATTTAGTTTGAAATGCAATTCAATTAATTAAAACTTATTTCATAGTTTATGATGGGAAAAAATGGAATTGAATTTGCCAAAAAGTTTTGCTCCTCAAATTAAAGCTCATCcatgagtttttatgtgataaaccataagataACTTTTCCTCAGTAAATTAAATCTGGactattatataaaaacaaattgtaaTTTGTGGAATACAGATGCTGGatactcaatatatatatatatatattatatatttacatatgtgATACATTTCTTACTATAGTTTACTTTCATACACAGGAAGAAAGACTTGAAATATGGCCTCAGAAAGTCAAataaatgtttcaggattcatcatccaagggttctctgatactcctgagcttcaaatctctctttttgtgctattccttggaatctatctcatcattctgctgggaaatctcatcatattcttagtcatttcatgcaatcctcacttacacacccccatgtacatattcttgctgaacctttcactcatagacatttctttctcctcaaatgttttacctaatttgctacatattcttctcacacaacaaaataacatttcattcttggggtgtatgactcaaatgtatgtttttgtgtccttggctggcagtgaatactttctcctgacggccatggcatatgatcgttatgttgccatctgtgatccccttcattacattgcccgaatgagcaggaaacactgtgctgggcttataactgcagcattcactgttgggtttgttgAACCTGTCGGCCATCTTGTTCTTatacctaaactatcatattgtgcttcccatcttattagccattttttctgtgatatcacaccattggtaaaactttcctgcagcagcacttttagtgtggaacttttaatttacattgaagggacattgctgattatcagttccttcctccttactctgatctcatacatatttatcatctctgctatcctgaaaatacaatcctcagaggggagacaaaaagccttttctacctgtgcttctcacctggcctgtgtgataaccctttatgggacagctCTTTccttgtatatgagacccaccacaagttattccccaaaaagagacaagtatttctcactgctgtacattgccctgggccctgtgctaaatcctcttatttacacactgaaaaatagagaatttcaagcTTCCTTTACTAAAGTGAGGCAAAGActtttagcttttttattttgGATAAGGTTAGCTAAAAAAGTCAAAATTTCAACCTGAACAAGGTAGTTTTTCAGTACACTGTAAGTGTGAATACAAGAAAAATATAGCTTGTTCTGTACattgtccttggtcctttgctaaATTCTCTCATTTACACACTGACAAATACAGACTTTAATTCTTCTTTTAATAAAGTGAGGCAAAGAATTGTACCAGTCACTTACTATATTAGGCCAAGGAGAAGCAGTCCCATAGTTTAGGAAACATTGCCCTAGGGGAATGCAAGAAAGACATGCCTGGGTTGGGCTTCATTTAATGGACTGGTCTCACAAAAAAGTTGGAGTTCTATACATTAACATATGATACACTTTCTCCGGTACAAACTGTGTTTGCTGCTGAACCTCtaacattgtttatataaataagtggctgtgtagccatgggatgTAAGGGTGTATGTATGAAGGTGCAGGAAATTGTGATGTACTGTGCTAGCCAGTCAatatgttacagggtaacccttttgaaataaaaaataacaaaagtggtataaaggtgatacctttattggctaactaagataaccatagcaagctttcagaacatagTTCCTTTTTAAAGCTGATTATAATCAAGGTGAAGAGGGCTACTGGCTACAAgtctacatagcagataatagatacgCTCCATAaacaaagatttttagcgttTAACCTTTGTCTAGGTCATGTATTGTTAAGAGATATTTTTGGAGTTGTTGGATGAActcattacattttaaatgttaacaaaatattttatggtACTAATGGGTGTTTCGGTGTTACCTCAAAATGTATGGACTGATATGAGGAGTTTGATCATTTCCCTAAGGgatcaaactgtaaatgatatccttataaatggtgcttagtgatgttgtcGGTTATAATCAAAGCTTAGTGATATAATTACTAAGGACCAATATTTTGTCACGTGACAAATTTTCCATGCCTGGCAAAGTATTTCACTAATGACTAATGGAAATCAGTTTATTTGTGGTGTCtacaaactaaaaaaacacacaaccCAGAGAAGTTTGAATGTTTGAAAACCTAATATTTTccaatttattatgcaataacTAAaactaaaacctgtcgagattatgtagaagtcaatggcagaggtccttTTTGTGCAACAaccgaaaaagttgtggttttcgtgtgtttgtttgtttctctTGATAAATACCCGCTATACATGGAAAAAAGTTcatttg
The sequence above is a segment of the Xenopus tropicalis strain Nigerian chromosome 7, UCB_Xtro_10.0, whole genome shotgun sequence genome. Coding sequences within it:
- the LOC108648074 gene encoding olfactory receptor 151-like, with the protein product MASESQINVSGFIIQGFSDTPELQISLFVLFLGIYLIILLGNLIIFLVISCNPHLHTPMYIFLLNLSLIDISFSSNVLPNLLHILLTQQNNISFLGCMTQMYVFVSLAGSEYFLLTAMAYDRYVAICDPLHYIARMSRKHCAGLITAAFTVGFVEPVGHLVLIPKLSYCASHLISHFFCDITPLVKLSCSSTFSVELLIYIEGTLLIISSFLLTLISYIFIISAILKIQSSEGRQKAFSTCASHLACVITLYGTALSLYMRPTTSYSPKRDKYFSLLYIALGPKNLTVVYDIKTIKVHGKILELNLQKSFCSSN